One genomic region from Candidatus Thermoplasmatota archaeon encodes:
- a CDS encoding NosD domain-containing protein has product MKKKIIIMAVFLLLSVVPITGSNSLNLKTNISSNSINGVLYVGGSGPNNYTEIQSAVDAAEEGDTIFVYDDSSPYYENVVVNKSINLIGEDKNSTIVDGSKKGYVFKILGNEITITCFTIKNSDKFPSAGIYLLSDSRDNTIIDNIIISNGQAIRMCSTYGNTISQNTIIENDCGIGLKFSNNNVISHNYISNRGYGIGIGINSSGNNVSFNVLYKNYNGVAIDNGVNNKVYKNEITLCKETGIAIWSGVGNVIIGNNISQNPEGIKLGSFSLRLIGPCMLTSITKNNLMNNAQNAQIWFNILPLPNIWIRNYWDDWRLPIPRPIPGIVAFGYMGFIPWFMFDWHPSLTPYR; this is encoded by the coding sequence ATGAAAAAGAAAATAATTATAATGGCAGTATTTCTTTTGCTCAGTGTTGTTCCAATTACAGGAAGCAATTCCCTCAATTTAAAAACAAATATTTCATCTAATTCCATAAACGGAGTGTTGTATGTCGGAGGCTCTGGTCCAAACAACTACACAGAGATACAGTCTGCGGTAGATGCTGCAGAAGAGGGAGATACCATTTTTGTTTACGATGACTCATCGCCATATTACGAGAATGTGGTAGTGAACAAATCGATAAATCTGATTGGGGAGGATAAGAATAGCACCATTGTTGATGGGAGTAAGAAAGGATACGTTTTTAAAATCTTAGGAAATGAGATAACCATAACTTGTTTTACAATAAAAAATAGTGATAAATTTCCTTCTGCAGGAATATATTTACTTTCAGATTCGAGAGATAATACTATTATTGATAACATTATTATTTCTAATGGCCAAGCAATCCGTATGTGCAGTACATACGGCAATACCATTTCTCAAAACACCATTATCGAAAATGATTGCGGCATAGGTCTTAAATTCTCGAATAATAATGTTATTTCGCATAACTATATTTCAAACAGGGGGTATGGAATTGGTATAGGTATAAACTCGAGTGGTAACAATGTTTCATTCAATGTGTTATACAAAAATTATAACGGGGTGGCTATTGACAACGGTGTTAACAATAAAGTTTATAAAAATGAGATCACTCTTTGTAAAGAGACAGGGATTGCAATTTGGAGTGGGGTTGGCAACGTAATTATCGGCAATAACATATCACAAAATCCAGAAGGTATAAAACTTGGAAGTTTTAGTTTGCGGTTAATCGGGCCGTGCATGCTGACCTCAATAACAAAAAATAACTTAATGAATAACGCTCAAAATGCACAAATATGGTTTAACATTTTACCTTTACCAAATATCTGGATAAGAAATTACTGGGATGACTGGAGATTACCGATACCAAGACCGATACCAGGAATTGTGGCAT